A genomic region of Choristoneura fumiferana chromosome 15, NRCan_CFum_1, whole genome shotgun sequence contains the following coding sequences:
- the LOC141435601 gene encoding hemicentin-1-like isoform X1, translating to MAFKYLTILFPILLCVTAKKSLTLVIDTTFSMRDEIHTIKNNIGPILQQIGRSSSIENYIIVPFNDPDVGPAQVYTDPDKLIESINALRVSGGHDIPENSLSGLQMALQESRQQSNIFLFTDACAKDEAKFRNVQELCRSSRSRVVIFMSGTCTSTNQFGRIGLYYDVTKVCSGNVFLIDPANLRQAFDFMREITKDDYDDLPPWEPFTGDRQLPFTIDGLTRDIVIVVNGHRPTLRLRDESGQSPRTEKLIDTTQSLVYRIIEPRAGTYYSYVGCEEGETQVKVYKRTEFPFLIGFSPRYTITIKATSSKPLPNRENYILIVVPRTYDFVLKTLILHDMNAEKQQSLNLVDVRLRSGVYTTSAYFEAQKSFRMTISGREPNANEDFRIMGNVLQTQIADTSSASAAATVEIIPPESPLINYEQTATVACKVTGSPKPSIWWEDERGQQMNAESDILEYPSTHISYVSIPNMRVNKTVSCRASTTKGEDSKDIELFVYRPYVFRMIQTPKDATFEYGCKGNLYCQVNAYPDAQINWYHNNSRVVVTESNNNLDDGDEDDDDTESYEEELKDFTLENNSLVINNMTTRFTGEYKCEVINEIRTETFTVTVSISGLESPEIETDNTEIVTNLGDESVEITCRVTKGKPIPSITWSYKAVDGFDFGDIPEDIVVDGEKITVNNVKSVHKGIYKCQAVNDQGQDSREIIFKVHYAPRIDNIETITQKVFEEDKVGLKCAVDADPIATVTWEHKEDDTFVPLSSRHIVDVKNTLNFHALSNDSGTYRCTAENEAGTSEKIVDLVVLVRPYITPVAERLTARVGGSVVLPCNVHASPAVTIEWRFTPNDSPYTSVKLFRGESLLTKDLHLTNLSKAQAGSYLCLVQNDVGSDRINIILDIV from the exons ATggcatttaaatatttaacaattcTTTTTCCTATTTTGCTTTGTGTAACGGCAAAAAAGTCTCTCACTCTAGTAATAGATACTACTTTTTCCATGAGAGATGAAATTCATACAATTAAGAATAATATTGGGCCCATATTACAACAAATTGGAAGATCGTCGTCCATAGAAAACTACATTATAGTCCCTTTTAATGACCccg ATGTTGGGCCCGCTCAGGTTTACACCGATCCTGACAAGCTAATAGAATCCATAAACGCTCTAAGGGTATCCGGAGGACATGATATTCCAGAAAATTCACTGTCGGGTTTGCAAATGGCTCTGCAGGAGAGCAGGCAGCAATCTAACATCTTTCTCTTTACGGACGCATGCGCTAAGGATGAAGCTAAGTTTCGAAACGTCCAAGAGTTGTGCCGTAGCAGCAGGAGCCGG GTCGTCATATTTATGAGTGGGACCTGCACTTCGACTAATCAGTTTGGACGGATTGGCTTGTACTACGACGTCACGAAAGTGTGTTCAGGCAATGTCTTCCTCATTGATCCTGCTAATTTGAGACAA GCTTTCGATTTTATGAGAGAGATAACTAAGGATGATTACGATGATTTACCTCCTTGGGAACCTTTCACTGGAGACAGGCAGCTCCCT TTTACAATCGACGGACTCACGCGGGATATTGTCATCGTAGTAAACGGTCATAGACCAACGCTGCGCCTGCGCGATGAGAGCGGGCAAAGTCCTCGCACCGAGAAACTTATTGACACCACACAGTCCCTG GTATACAGAATAATAGAGCCTCGTGCAGGAACGTATTACAGCTACGTAGGCTGTGAAGAAGGCGAAACACAAGTAAAAGTTTACAAGCGGACCGAATTTCCGTTCTTAATCGGTTTCTCGCCAAGATACACGATTACCATCAAAGCGACCAGTTCGAAACCACTACCAA aCAGAGAAAATTATATCCTCATAGTGGTACCAAGGACTTacgattttgtattaaaaactttGATATTACATGACATGAACGCCGAGAAACAGCAAAGTTTGAATTTAGTAGATGTAAGACTAAGATCCGGTGTCTACACAACGTCTGCTTATTTTGAGGCTCAAAAGTCATTCCGAATGACg ATTTCTGGTCGGGAACCAAATGCAAACGAAGACTTCCGTATCATGGGAAATGTACTACAAACTCAAATCGCAG ATACATCTTCCGCTTCGGCCGCCGCCACAGTCGAGATAATACCTCCTGAGTCACCTTTAATCAATTACGAGCAAACCGCAACAGTAGCTTGCAAGGTTACCGGAAGCCCCAAACCGTCCATCTGGTGGGAAGACGAAAGGGGGCAACAGATGAATGCTGAG AGTGACATTTTGGAGTACCCTTCAACGCATATCAGCTACGTTTCGATACCGAATATGAGGGTCAACAAGACTGTGTCCTGCCGTGCTAGCACTACAAAAGGAGAAGACTCCAAGGACATAGAATTATTCGTCTACCGGCCATACGTTTTTCGAATGATTCAAACACCAAAAG ACGCCACCTTTGAGTATGGGTGTAAAGGCAACCTATATTGCCAAGTAAATGCTTACCCAGATGCACAAATTAACTGGTATCACAATAATAGTCGCGTCGTAGTTACCGAAAGCAACAATAATTTAGATGATGgggatgaagatgatgatgataccgaATCATACGAAGAAGAGCTGAAAGATTTCACATTAGAAAATAATTCGTTGGTAATTAATAACATGACAACACGTTTTACTGGTGAATATAAGTGTGAAGTTATTAATGAGATTCGCACAGAGACGTTTACGGTTACTGTCAGCATCTCTGGATTAG aatCACCAGAAATCGAGACAGACAACACGGAAATTGTTACTAATCTTGGAGATGAATCCGTTGAAATTACTTGCAG AGTGACCAAAGGTAAACCTATCCCATCGATAACTTGGTCTTACAAGGCGGTAGATGGTTTTGATTTCGGCGACATACCTGAAGATATCGTTGTGGATGGAGAAAAAATTACAGTAAACAATGTCAAATCTGTTCATAAAGGAATTTATAAATGTCAAGCTGTAAATGACCAGGGACAAGATTCACGTGAAATCattttcaaagttcatt ATGCGCCTAGAATCGATAATATAGAAACAATTACGCAAAAAGTTTTTGAAGAAGATAAAGTTGGACTAAAATGTGCAGTAGATGCAGATCCTATTGCTACTGTGACGTGGGAACACAAAGAAGATGATACGTTTGTTCCCTTAAGCAGTAGGCATATTGTAGACGTAAAGAACACTCTAAA ctTTCATGCCCTGTCCAATGACAGTGGGACTTACAGGTGTACGGCAGAAAATGAAGCCGGCACATCAGAGAAAATTGTTGACCTCGTGGTTTTGG TGCGCCCGTACATCACCCCGGTTGCCGAACGGTTGACAGCCCGTGTGGGGGGCTCGGTGGTTCTGCCCTGTAACGTCCACGCCAGCCCAGCGGTCACCATCGAGTGGAGATTCACTCCTAACGACTCTCCGTACACATCTGTCAAACTATTTAG AGGCGAGTCGCTTCTAACCAAAGACTTGCATTTGACAAACTTGTCAAAAGCGCAAGCCGGATCCTACCTTTGCCTAGTGCAGAACGACGTGGGCTCTGATAGAATCAATATAATCCTTGATATAGTATAA
- the LOC141435601 gene encoding hemicentin-1-like isoform X2: MAFKYLTILFPILLCVTAKKSLTLVIDTTFSMRDEIHTIKNNIGPILQQIGRSSSIENYIIVPFNDPDVGPAQVYTDPDKLIESINALRVSGGHDIPENSLSGLQMALQESRQQSNIFLFTDACAKDEAKFRNVQELCRSSRSRVVIFMSGTCTSTNQFGRIGLYYDVTKVCSGNVFLIDPANLRQAFDFMREITKDDYDDLPPWEPFTGDRQLPVYRIIEPRAGTYYSYVGCEEGETQVKVYKRTEFPFLIGFSPRYTITIKATSSKPLPNRENYILIVVPRTYDFVLKTLILHDMNAEKQQSLNLVDVRLRSGVYTTSAYFEAQKSFRMTISGREPNANEDFRIMGNVLQTQIADTSSASAAATVEIIPPESPLINYEQTATVACKVTGSPKPSIWWEDERGQQMNAESDILEYPSTHISYVSIPNMRVNKTVSCRASTTKGEDSKDIELFVYRPYVFRMIQTPKDATFEYGCKGNLYCQVNAYPDAQINWYHNNSRVVVTESNNNLDDGDEDDDDTESYEEELKDFTLENNSLVINNMTTRFTGEYKCEVINEIRTETFTVTVSISGLESPEIETDNTEIVTNLGDESVEITCRVTKGKPIPSITWSYKAVDGFDFGDIPEDIVVDGEKITVNNVKSVHKGIYKCQAVNDQGQDSREIIFKVHYAPRIDNIETITQKVFEEDKVGLKCAVDADPIATVTWEHKEDDTFVPLSSRHIVDVKNTLNFHALSNDSGTYRCTAENEAGTSEKIVDLVVLVRPYITPVAERLTARVGGSVVLPCNVHASPAVTIEWRFTPNDSPYTSVKLFRGESLLTKDLHLTNLSKAQAGSYLCLVQNDVGSDRINIILDIV, from the exons ATggcatttaaatatttaacaattcTTTTTCCTATTTTGCTTTGTGTAACGGCAAAAAAGTCTCTCACTCTAGTAATAGATACTACTTTTTCCATGAGAGATGAAATTCATACAATTAAGAATAATATTGGGCCCATATTACAACAAATTGGAAGATCGTCGTCCATAGAAAACTACATTATAGTCCCTTTTAATGACCccg ATGTTGGGCCCGCTCAGGTTTACACCGATCCTGACAAGCTAATAGAATCCATAAACGCTCTAAGGGTATCCGGAGGACATGATATTCCAGAAAATTCACTGTCGGGTTTGCAAATGGCTCTGCAGGAGAGCAGGCAGCAATCTAACATCTTTCTCTTTACGGACGCATGCGCTAAGGATGAAGCTAAGTTTCGAAACGTCCAAGAGTTGTGCCGTAGCAGCAGGAGCCGG GTCGTCATATTTATGAGTGGGACCTGCACTTCGACTAATCAGTTTGGACGGATTGGCTTGTACTACGACGTCACGAAAGTGTGTTCAGGCAATGTCTTCCTCATTGATCCTGCTAATTTGAGACAA GCTTTCGATTTTATGAGAGAGATAACTAAGGATGATTACGATGATTTACCTCCTTGGGAACCTTTCACTGGAGACAGGCAGCTCCCT GTATACAGAATAATAGAGCCTCGTGCAGGAACGTATTACAGCTACGTAGGCTGTGAAGAAGGCGAAACACAAGTAAAAGTTTACAAGCGGACCGAATTTCCGTTCTTAATCGGTTTCTCGCCAAGATACACGATTACCATCAAAGCGACCAGTTCGAAACCACTACCAA aCAGAGAAAATTATATCCTCATAGTGGTACCAAGGACTTacgattttgtattaaaaactttGATATTACATGACATGAACGCCGAGAAACAGCAAAGTTTGAATTTAGTAGATGTAAGACTAAGATCCGGTGTCTACACAACGTCTGCTTATTTTGAGGCTCAAAAGTCATTCCGAATGACg ATTTCTGGTCGGGAACCAAATGCAAACGAAGACTTCCGTATCATGGGAAATGTACTACAAACTCAAATCGCAG ATACATCTTCCGCTTCGGCCGCCGCCACAGTCGAGATAATACCTCCTGAGTCACCTTTAATCAATTACGAGCAAACCGCAACAGTAGCTTGCAAGGTTACCGGAAGCCCCAAACCGTCCATCTGGTGGGAAGACGAAAGGGGGCAACAGATGAATGCTGAG AGTGACATTTTGGAGTACCCTTCAACGCATATCAGCTACGTTTCGATACCGAATATGAGGGTCAACAAGACTGTGTCCTGCCGTGCTAGCACTACAAAAGGAGAAGACTCCAAGGACATAGAATTATTCGTCTACCGGCCATACGTTTTTCGAATGATTCAAACACCAAAAG ACGCCACCTTTGAGTATGGGTGTAAAGGCAACCTATATTGCCAAGTAAATGCTTACCCAGATGCACAAATTAACTGGTATCACAATAATAGTCGCGTCGTAGTTACCGAAAGCAACAATAATTTAGATGATGgggatgaagatgatgatgataccgaATCATACGAAGAAGAGCTGAAAGATTTCACATTAGAAAATAATTCGTTGGTAATTAATAACATGACAACACGTTTTACTGGTGAATATAAGTGTGAAGTTATTAATGAGATTCGCACAGAGACGTTTACGGTTACTGTCAGCATCTCTGGATTAG aatCACCAGAAATCGAGACAGACAACACGGAAATTGTTACTAATCTTGGAGATGAATCCGTTGAAATTACTTGCAG AGTGACCAAAGGTAAACCTATCCCATCGATAACTTGGTCTTACAAGGCGGTAGATGGTTTTGATTTCGGCGACATACCTGAAGATATCGTTGTGGATGGAGAAAAAATTACAGTAAACAATGTCAAATCTGTTCATAAAGGAATTTATAAATGTCAAGCTGTAAATGACCAGGGACAAGATTCACGTGAAATCattttcaaagttcatt ATGCGCCTAGAATCGATAATATAGAAACAATTACGCAAAAAGTTTTTGAAGAAGATAAAGTTGGACTAAAATGTGCAGTAGATGCAGATCCTATTGCTACTGTGACGTGGGAACACAAAGAAGATGATACGTTTGTTCCCTTAAGCAGTAGGCATATTGTAGACGTAAAGAACACTCTAAA ctTTCATGCCCTGTCCAATGACAGTGGGACTTACAGGTGTACGGCAGAAAATGAAGCCGGCACATCAGAGAAAATTGTTGACCTCGTGGTTTTGG TGCGCCCGTACATCACCCCGGTTGCCGAACGGTTGACAGCCCGTGTGGGGGGCTCGGTGGTTCTGCCCTGTAACGTCCACGCCAGCCCAGCGGTCACCATCGAGTGGAGATTCACTCCTAACGACTCTCCGTACACATCTGTCAAACTATTTAG AGGCGAGTCGCTTCTAACCAAAGACTTGCATTTGACAAACTTGTCAAAAGCGCAAGCCGGATCCTACCTTTGCCTAGTGCAGAACGACGTGGGCTCTGATAGAATCAATATAATCCTTGATATAGTATAA
- the LOC141435601 gene encoding neural cell adhesion molecule 1-B-like isoform X4, producing MSGTCTSTNQFGRIGLYYDVTKVCSGNVFLIDPANLRQAFDFMREITKDDYDDLPPWEPFTGDRQLPFTIDGLTRDIVIVVNGHRPTLRLRDESGQSPRTEKLIDTTQSLVYRIIEPRAGTYYSYVGCEEGETQVKVYKRTEFPFLIGFSPRYTITIKATSSKPLPNRENYILIVVPRTYDFVLKTLILHDMNAEKQQSLNLVDVRLRSGVYTTSAYFEAQKSFRMTISGREPNANEDFRIMGNVLQTQIADTSSASAAATVEIIPPESPLINYEQTATVACKVTGSPKPSIWWEDERGQQMNAESDILEYPSTHISYVSIPNMRVNKTVSCRASTTKGEDSKDIELFVYRPYVFRMIQTPKDATFEYGCKGNLYCQVNAYPDAQINWYHNNSRVVVTESNNNLDDGDEDDDDTESYEEELKDFTLENNSLVINNMTTRFTGEYKCEVINEIRTETFTVTVSISGLESPEIETDNTEIVTNLGDESVEITCRVTKGKPIPSITWSYKAVDGFDFGDIPEDIVVDGEKITVNNVKSVHKGIYKCQAVNDQGQDSREIIFKVHYAPRIDNIETITQKVFEEDKVGLKCAVDADPIATVTWEHKEDDTFVPLSSRHIVDVKNTLNFHALSNDSGTYRCTAENEAGTSEKIVDLVVLVRPYITPVAERLTARVGGSVVLPCNVHASPAVTIEWRFTPNDSPYTSVKLFRGESLLTKDLHLTNLSKAQAGSYLCLVQNDVGSDRINIILDIV from the exons ATGAGTGGGACCTGCACTTCGACTAATCAGTTTGGACGGATTGGCTTGTACTACGACGTCACGAAAGTGTGTTCAGGCAATGTCTTCCTCATTGATCCTGCTAATTTGAGACAA GCTTTCGATTTTATGAGAGAGATAACTAAGGATGATTACGATGATTTACCTCCTTGGGAACCTTTCACTGGAGACAGGCAGCTCCCT TTTACAATCGACGGACTCACGCGGGATATTGTCATCGTAGTAAACGGTCATAGACCAACGCTGCGCCTGCGCGATGAGAGCGGGCAAAGTCCTCGCACCGAGAAACTTATTGACACCACACAGTCCCTG GTATACAGAATAATAGAGCCTCGTGCAGGAACGTATTACAGCTACGTAGGCTGTGAAGAAGGCGAAACACAAGTAAAAGTTTACAAGCGGACCGAATTTCCGTTCTTAATCGGTTTCTCGCCAAGATACACGATTACCATCAAAGCGACCAGTTCGAAACCACTACCAA aCAGAGAAAATTATATCCTCATAGTGGTACCAAGGACTTacgattttgtattaaaaactttGATATTACATGACATGAACGCCGAGAAACAGCAAAGTTTGAATTTAGTAGATGTAAGACTAAGATCCGGTGTCTACACAACGTCTGCTTATTTTGAGGCTCAAAAGTCATTCCGAATGACg ATTTCTGGTCGGGAACCAAATGCAAACGAAGACTTCCGTATCATGGGAAATGTACTACAAACTCAAATCGCAG ATACATCTTCCGCTTCGGCCGCCGCCACAGTCGAGATAATACCTCCTGAGTCACCTTTAATCAATTACGAGCAAACCGCAACAGTAGCTTGCAAGGTTACCGGAAGCCCCAAACCGTCCATCTGGTGGGAAGACGAAAGGGGGCAACAGATGAATGCTGAG AGTGACATTTTGGAGTACCCTTCAACGCATATCAGCTACGTTTCGATACCGAATATGAGGGTCAACAAGACTGTGTCCTGCCGTGCTAGCACTACAAAAGGAGAAGACTCCAAGGACATAGAATTATTCGTCTACCGGCCATACGTTTTTCGAATGATTCAAACACCAAAAG ACGCCACCTTTGAGTATGGGTGTAAAGGCAACCTATATTGCCAAGTAAATGCTTACCCAGATGCACAAATTAACTGGTATCACAATAATAGTCGCGTCGTAGTTACCGAAAGCAACAATAATTTAGATGATGgggatgaagatgatgatgataccgaATCATACGAAGAAGAGCTGAAAGATTTCACATTAGAAAATAATTCGTTGGTAATTAATAACATGACAACACGTTTTACTGGTGAATATAAGTGTGAAGTTATTAATGAGATTCGCACAGAGACGTTTACGGTTACTGTCAGCATCTCTGGATTAG aatCACCAGAAATCGAGACAGACAACACGGAAATTGTTACTAATCTTGGAGATGAATCCGTTGAAATTACTTGCAG AGTGACCAAAGGTAAACCTATCCCATCGATAACTTGGTCTTACAAGGCGGTAGATGGTTTTGATTTCGGCGACATACCTGAAGATATCGTTGTGGATGGAGAAAAAATTACAGTAAACAATGTCAAATCTGTTCATAAAGGAATTTATAAATGTCAAGCTGTAAATGACCAGGGACAAGATTCACGTGAAATCattttcaaagttcatt ATGCGCCTAGAATCGATAATATAGAAACAATTACGCAAAAAGTTTTTGAAGAAGATAAAGTTGGACTAAAATGTGCAGTAGATGCAGATCCTATTGCTACTGTGACGTGGGAACACAAAGAAGATGATACGTTTGTTCCCTTAAGCAGTAGGCATATTGTAGACGTAAAGAACACTCTAAA ctTTCATGCCCTGTCCAATGACAGTGGGACTTACAGGTGTACGGCAGAAAATGAAGCCGGCACATCAGAGAAAATTGTTGACCTCGTGGTTTTGG TGCGCCCGTACATCACCCCGGTTGCCGAACGGTTGACAGCCCGTGTGGGGGGCTCGGTGGTTCTGCCCTGTAACGTCCACGCCAGCCCAGCGGTCACCATCGAGTGGAGATTCACTCCTAACGACTCTCCGTACACATCTGTCAAACTATTTAG AGGCGAGTCGCTTCTAACCAAAGACTTGCATTTGACAAACTTGTCAAAAGCGCAAGCCGGATCCTACCTTTGCCTAGTGCAGAACGACGTGGGCTCTGATAGAATCAATATAATCCTTGATATAGTATAA
- the LOC141435601 gene encoding hemicentin-1-like isoform X3, with product MRADVGPAQVYTDPDKLIESINALRVSGGHDIPENSLSGLQMALQESRQQSNIFLFTDACAKDEAKFRNVQELCRSSRSRVVIFMSGTCTSTNQFGRIGLYYDVTKVCSGNVFLIDPANLRQAFDFMREITKDDYDDLPPWEPFTGDRQLPFTIDGLTRDIVIVVNGHRPTLRLRDESGQSPRTEKLIDTTQSLVYRIIEPRAGTYYSYVGCEEGETQVKVYKRTEFPFLIGFSPRYTITIKATSSKPLPNRENYILIVVPRTYDFVLKTLILHDMNAEKQQSLNLVDVRLRSGVYTTSAYFEAQKSFRMTISGREPNANEDFRIMGNVLQTQIADTSSASAAATVEIIPPESPLINYEQTATVACKVTGSPKPSIWWEDERGQQMNAESDILEYPSTHISYVSIPNMRVNKTVSCRASTTKGEDSKDIELFVYRPYVFRMIQTPKDATFEYGCKGNLYCQVNAYPDAQINWYHNNSRVVVTESNNNLDDGDEDDDDTESYEEELKDFTLENNSLVINNMTTRFTGEYKCEVINEIRTETFTVTVSISGLESPEIETDNTEIVTNLGDESVEITCRVTKGKPIPSITWSYKAVDGFDFGDIPEDIVVDGEKITVNNVKSVHKGIYKCQAVNDQGQDSREIIFKVHYAPRIDNIETITQKVFEEDKVGLKCAVDADPIATVTWEHKEDDTFVPLSSRHIVDVKNTLNFHALSNDSGTYRCTAENEAGTSEKIVDLVVLVRPYITPVAERLTARVGGSVVLPCNVHASPAVTIEWRFTPNDSPYTSVKLFRGESLLTKDLHLTNLSKAQAGSYLCLVQNDVGSDRINIILDIV from the exons ATGTTGGGCCCGCTCAGGTTTACACCGATCCTGACAAGCTAATAGAATCCATAAACGCTCTAAGGGTATCCGGAGGACATGATATTCCAGAAAATTCACTGTCGGGTTTGCAAATGGCTCTGCAGGAGAGCAGGCAGCAATCTAACATCTTTCTCTTTACGGACGCATGCGCTAAGGATGAAGCTAAGTTTCGAAACGTCCAAGAGTTGTGCCGTAGCAGCAGGAGCCGG GTCGTCATATTTATGAGTGGGACCTGCACTTCGACTAATCAGTTTGGACGGATTGGCTTGTACTACGACGTCACGAAAGTGTGTTCAGGCAATGTCTTCCTCATTGATCCTGCTAATTTGAGACAA GCTTTCGATTTTATGAGAGAGATAACTAAGGATGATTACGATGATTTACCTCCTTGGGAACCTTTCACTGGAGACAGGCAGCTCCCT TTTACAATCGACGGACTCACGCGGGATATTGTCATCGTAGTAAACGGTCATAGACCAACGCTGCGCCTGCGCGATGAGAGCGGGCAAAGTCCTCGCACCGAGAAACTTATTGACACCACACAGTCCCTG GTATACAGAATAATAGAGCCTCGTGCAGGAACGTATTACAGCTACGTAGGCTGTGAAGAAGGCGAAACACAAGTAAAAGTTTACAAGCGGACCGAATTTCCGTTCTTAATCGGTTTCTCGCCAAGATACACGATTACCATCAAAGCGACCAGTTCGAAACCACTACCAA aCAGAGAAAATTATATCCTCATAGTGGTACCAAGGACTTacgattttgtattaaaaactttGATATTACATGACATGAACGCCGAGAAACAGCAAAGTTTGAATTTAGTAGATGTAAGACTAAGATCCGGTGTCTACACAACGTCTGCTTATTTTGAGGCTCAAAAGTCATTCCGAATGACg ATTTCTGGTCGGGAACCAAATGCAAACGAAGACTTCCGTATCATGGGAAATGTACTACAAACTCAAATCGCAG ATACATCTTCCGCTTCGGCCGCCGCCACAGTCGAGATAATACCTCCTGAGTCACCTTTAATCAATTACGAGCAAACCGCAACAGTAGCTTGCAAGGTTACCGGAAGCCCCAAACCGTCCATCTGGTGGGAAGACGAAAGGGGGCAACAGATGAATGCTGAG AGTGACATTTTGGAGTACCCTTCAACGCATATCAGCTACGTTTCGATACCGAATATGAGGGTCAACAAGACTGTGTCCTGCCGTGCTAGCACTACAAAAGGAGAAGACTCCAAGGACATAGAATTATTCGTCTACCGGCCATACGTTTTTCGAATGATTCAAACACCAAAAG ACGCCACCTTTGAGTATGGGTGTAAAGGCAACCTATATTGCCAAGTAAATGCTTACCCAGATGCACAAATTAACTGGTATCACAATAATAGTCGCGTCGTAGTTACCGAAAGCAACAATAATTTAGATGATGgggatgaagatgatgatgataccgaATCATACGAAGAAGAGCTGAAAGATTTCACATTAGAAAATAATTCGTTGGTAATTAATAACATGACAACACGTTTTACTGGTGAATATAAGTGTGAAGTTATTAATGAGATTCGCACAGAGACGTTTACGGTTACTGTCAGCATCTCTGGATTAG aatCACCAGAAATCGAGACAGACAACACGGAAATTGTTACTAATCTTGGAGATGAATCCGTTGAAATTACTTGCAG AGTGACCAAAGGTAAACCTATCCCATCGATAACTTGGTCTTACAAGGCGGTAGATGGTTTTGATTTCGGCGACATACCTGAAGATATCGTTGTGGATGGAGAAAAAATTACAGTAAACAATGTCAAATCTGTTCATAAAGGAATTTATAAATGTCAAGCTGTAAATGACCAGGGACAAGATTCACGTGAAATCattttcaaagttcatt ATGCGCCTAGAATCGATAATATAGAAACAATTACGCAAAAAGTTTTTGAAGAAGATAAAGTTGGACTAAAATGTGCAGTAGATGCAGATCCTATTGCTACTGTGACGTGGGAACACAAAGAAGATGATACGTTTGTTCCCTTAAGCAGTAGGCATATTGTAGACGTAAAGAACACTCTAAA ctTTCATGCCCTGTCCAATGACAGTGGGACTTACAGGTGTACGGCAGAAAATGAAGCCGGCACATCAGAGAAAATTGTTGACCTCGTGGTTTTGG TGCGCCCGTACATCACCCCGGTTGCCGAACGGTTGACAGCCCGTGTGGGGGGCTCGGTGGTTCTGCCCTGTAACGTCCACGCCAGCCCAGCGGTCACCATCGAGTGGAGATTCACTCCTAACGACTCTCCGTACACATCTGTCAAACTATTTAG AGGCGAGTCGCTTCTAACCAAAGACTTGCATTTGACAAACTTGTCAAAAGCGCAAGCCGGATCCTACCTTTGCCTAGTGCAGAACGACGTGGGCTCTGATAGAATCAATATAATCCTTGATATAGTATAA